In Miscanthus floridulus cultivar M001 chromosome 5, ASM1932011v1, whole genome shotgun sequence, one genomic interval encodes:
- the LOC136453990 gene encoding cullin-1-like isoform X2, protein MNGHLSFEEGWKVLEQGILKCSKILECTSTRPTVNEYMNYYDCAYKMAVQKQHYCQEMYNGFRMTLAECVRTMVLPHLMHKQNDSFFRELVKMWSNYCIMIRCVTGFFSYLDRCYVEQYKLPSLSDTAATAFFGPVFSYFNDEARTALLTLIQRERDGSMMDSSLHDVMHGICCSEVKSIMQNAFLDETYGYYSMRSSEWIRHYSLPDYLAKVEESMETETKRLAYYLEISSGDSYPLCLQAVNAPLMETYVNYVTEKQISGQLTLETYKTVEEELLGRCSSLTLG, encoded by the exons ATGAACGGCCACCTAAGCTTTGAGGAGGGCTGGAAAGTCCTGGAACAGGGGATTTTAAAATGCTCGAAGATTTTGGAGTGCACCAGTACAAGGCCTACTGTGAACGAGTACATGAACTACTATGA TTGTGCTTACAAGATGGCTGTGCAGAAACAACATTACTGCCAAGAAATGTACAATGGTTTCAGGATGACGCTTGCAGAATGTGTCCGCACAATG GTTCTGCCCCATCTCATGCACAAGCAAAATGACAGCTTTTTCAGAGAGCTTGTGAAAATGTGGTCAAACTATTGCATCATGATTAGATGTGTAACTGGCTTCTTCAGCTATTTGGACCGCTGCTATGTGGAGCAGTACAAACTACCATCACTTAGCGATACTGCTGCTACTGCTTTCTTTGGTCCG GTCTTTTCCTACTTCAATGATGAAGCAAGAACTGCTCTTCTTACTCTG ATCCAACGAGAACGTGATGGAAGCATGATGGATTCGAGCCTTCACGATGTTATGCATGGCATATGTTGTTCCGAAGTCAAATCCATAATGCAAAATGCTTTTCTTGATGAAACATATGGCTACTACTCCATGAGAAGTTCTGAATGGATTAGGCACTACTCTTTGCCAGATTACCTTGCTAAG GTTGAGGAAAGTATGGAAACAGAAACCAAGAGGCTGGCTTACTATCTGGAAATTTCAAGTGGGGACAGCTACCCGCTCTGTTTGCAG GCTGTAAATGCTCCATTGATGGAAACTTATGTCAATTATGTGACAGAGAAACAAATCAGTGGTCAGCTGACGCTTGAAACGTACAAG ACTGTTGAGGAGGAACTGCTTGGCAGATGCAGTAGCTTGACACTTGGTTGA
- the LOC136453990 gene encoding cullin-1-like isoform X1 — translation MNGHLSFEEGWKVLEQGILKCSKILECTSTRPTVNEYMNYYDCAYKMAVQKQHYCQEMYNGFRMTLAECVRTMVLPHLMHKQNDSFFRELVKMWSNYCIMIRCVTGFFSYLDRCYVEQYKLPSLSDTAATAFFGPVFSYFNDEARTALLTLIQRERDGSMMDSSLHDVMHGICCSEVKSIMQNAFLDETYGYYSMRSSEWIRHYSLPDYLAKVEESMETETKRLAYYLEISSGDSYPLCLQVSFYCHVNTAVNAPLMETYVNYVTEKQISGQLTLETYKTVEEELLGRCSSLTLG, via the exons ATGAACGGCCACCTAAGCTTTGAGGAGGGCTGGAAAGTCCTGGAACAGGGGATTTTAAAATGCTCGAAGATTTTGGAGTGCACCAGTACAAGGCCTACTGTGAACGAGTACATGAACTACTATGA TTGTGCTTACAAGATGGCTGTGCAGAAACAACATTACTGCCAAGAAATGTACAATGGTTTCAGGATGACGCTTGCAGAATGTGTCCGCACAATG GTTCTGCCCCATCTCATGCACAAGCAAAATGACAGCTTTTTCAGAGAGCTTGTGAAAATGTGGTCAAACTATTGCATCATGATTAGATGTGTAACTGGCTTCTTCAGCTATTTGGACCGCTGCTATGTGGAGCAGTACAAACTACCATCACTTAGCGATACTGCTGCTACTGCTTTCTTTGGTCCG GTCTTTTCCTACTTCAATGATGAAGCAAGAACTGCTCTTCTTACTCTG ATCCAACGAGAACGTGATGGAAGCATGATGGATTCGAGCCTTCACGATGTTATGCATGGCATATGTTGTTCCGAAGTCAAATCCATAATGCAAAATGCTTTTCTTGATGAAACATATGGCTACTACTCCATGAGAAGTTCTGAATGGATTAGGCACTACTCTTTGCCAGATTACCTTGCTAAG GTTGAGGAAAGTATGGAAACAGAAACCAAGAGGCTGGCTTACTATCTGGAAATTTCAAGTGGGGACAGCTACCCGCTCTGTTTGCAGGTTTCTTTCTACTGTCACGTTAACACT GCTGTAAATGCTCCATTGATGGAAACTTATGTCAATTATGTGACAGAGAAACAAATCAGTGGTCAGCTGACGCTTGAAACGTACAAG ACTGTTGAGGAGGAACTGCTTGGCAGATGCAGTAGCTTGACACTTGGTTGA
- the LOC136451074 gene encoding glucan endo-1,3-beta-glucosidase GII-like: MRVYFPDIKVMEALRGSGIGLGLVLGVANEDIDNLASCAPCPASWVQTNVRPYHPDVNIAVGNEVDSPAAAQTILPAMRNLQAALAAAALDGDIKVSTCVRLYVVTNTFPPSSSVFAQPYMADIARFLAAAGAPLLANVYPYLAYRGSNPGDVSLSYALFQPGTTVRAGGSGLVYTNLFDAMLDSVHAALGKAGAPTVRVVVSESGWPSAGGDAATVQNAQTYVQNLIDHAGHGTPKRPGPLETYVFAMFNENQKPGELTERNFGHSYPSKAPVYPIVFRH; encoded by the coding sequence ATGCGCGTCTACTTCCCCGACATCAAGGTGATGGAGGCCCTGCGCGGCTCGGGcatcggcctcggcctcgtccTCGGCGTCGCCAACGAGGACATCGACAACCTGGCCTCGTGCGCGCCGTGCCCGGCGTCGTGGGTCCAGACCAACGTCCGGCCCTACCACCCGGACGTGAACATCGCGGTCGGCAACGAGGTCGactcccccgccgccgcccagACCATCCTCCCGGCCATGCGCAACCTGCAGGCCGCCCTGGCCGCGGCGGCGCTCGACGGCGACATCAAGGTGTCCACGTGCGTGAGGCTCTACGTGGTCACCAACACCTTCCCGCCCTCCAGCAGCGTGTTCGCGCAGCCCTACATGGCGGACATCGCGCGGTTCCTGGCGGCCGCCGGCGCGCCGCTGCTCGCCAACGTGTACCCGTACCTCGCGTACCGGGGCAGCAACCCGGGCGACGTGAGCCTCAGCTACGCGCTCTTCCAGCCGGGCACGACGGTGAGGGCCGGCGGCAGCGGGCTGGTGTACACGAACCTGTTCGATGCCATGTTGGACTCCGTGCATGCCGCGCTCGGGAAGGCCGGGGCGCCCACCGTCAGGGTCGTCGTGTCCGAGAGCGGCTGGCCGTCCGCCGGCGGGGACGCGGCCACCGTGCAGAACGCGCAGACGTACGTCCAGAACCTGATCGACCACGCCGGGCACGGCACGCCCAAGAGGCCTGGGCCGTTGGAGACGTACGTGTTCGCCATGTTCAACGAGAACCAGAAGCCCGGGGAGCTGACGGAGAGGAACTTTGGGCACTCCTATCCTAGCAAGGCTCCGGTTTATCCCATCGTGTTCCGACACTGA